A stretch of Flexivirga aerilata DNA encodes these proteins:
- a CDS encoding type II toxin-antitoxin system VapB family antitoxin has translation MIFKAVGDGRPYPDHGLVSPRDWSSVTPRMVRLDELVTIKRTLDLDALLSEDSTFYGDLFAHVVSWQGNLYLEDGLHRALRAALQQRPVLHARVLVL, from the coding sequence GTGATTTTCAAGGCGGTGGGCGACGGGCGTCCCTACCCCGATCACGGCCTGGTGAGCCCGCGCGACTGGAGCTCGGTCACACCGCGCATGGTGCGCCTCGACGAACTCGTCACGATCAAGCGCACGCTCGACCTCGACGCGCTCCTGTCGGAGGACTCGACGTTCTACGGCGACCTCTTCGCGCACGTCGTCTCGTGGCAGGGCAATCTCTACCTGGAGGACGGCCTGCACCGCGCGTTGCGGGCCGCGTTGCAGCAACGGCCGGTGCTTCATGCGAGGGTGCTGGTGTTGTGA
- a CDS encoding LytR C-terminal domain-containing protein: MSYVRDNGLARARKRRQRRSIAIVIVAAVLVTVGFVYAIAYMNRSKPVDPTAASCVLPTSQAPAQASFVLNVYNASTDTGRAKTSGAAMKSQGFNVGVISNDPYKLSLKGIGQIRFGPKGKSNAEEFVSKMLPGAELMQDGRTDDSVDLVLGNQAPTIPSQAASPVSLPPGC; the protein is encoded by the coding sequence ATGAGCTACGTCCGCGATAACGGACTCGCCCGCGCCCGCAAGCGGCGCCAGCGCCGGTCGATCGCCATCGTGATCGTGGCCGCGGTGCTGGTCACCGTCGGGTTCGTCTACGCGATCGCCTACATGAACCGCTCGAAGCCGGTCGACCCGACCGCAGCGTCGTGCGTGCTGCCGACGTCGCAGGCGCCGGCTCAGGCGTCGTTCGTGCTCAACGTCTACAACGCCTCGACCGACACCGGCCGCGCGAAGACCTCCGGTGCGGCGATGAAGTCGCAGGGCTTCAACGTCGGCGTGATCAGCAACGACCCCTACAAGCTGTCGCTGAAGGGCATCGGCCAGATCCGCTTCGGCCCGAAGGGCAAGTCCAACGCCGAGGAGTTCGTCAGCAAGATGCTGCCCGGCGCCGAACTCATGCAGGACGGACGCACCGACGACTCGGTGGACCTGGTGCTCGGCAACCAGGCGCCGACGATCCCGTCCCAGGCCGCGTCGCCGGTCAGCCTGCCACCGGGCTGCTGA
- a CDS encoding cobalamin-binding protein, with protein MYDGRRVVSLLPSATEILFAIGAGDDVVGVTFECDEPAHARTVARVVSNSALPEGLSPSQIDAFVAARMAAGEDIYHLDRAALAGLDATLVVTQDLCAVCAVDVSEVHDALDFLQCKAQVLTTDPHTLEEVWASIEAIGAATGRSAAAERLASSLRGRVGAVRSSVAGMGTPRCAILEWTDPAFSPGHWVPEMIETAGGLSVLGDAGEKSRRLSWDEVAGSRPDVVVVAPCGFGLAESARLASEVVAAGVLPPDVPVWAVDANASFARPGPRLADGVEALARILHPSLGSPDPAMARPARA; from the coding sequence ATGTATGACGGTCGGCGCGTCGTCTCGCTGCTGCCGTCGGCGACCGAGATCCTCTTCGCGATCGGCGCCGGTGACGACGTCGTCGGGGTGACGTTCGAGTGCGACGAACCGGCACACGCGCGCACGGTGGCGCGCGTGGTGTCCAATTCGGCTCTGCCCGAAGGTCTTTCGCCCTCCCAGATCGACGCGTTCGTCGCCGCCCGCATGGCGGCCGGTGAGGACATCTACCACCTCGACCGGGCCGCGCTCGCCGGTCTCGACGCGACGCTGGTGGTGACCCAGGACCTGTGCGCGGTGTGCGCGGTGGACGTCTCCGAGGTGCACGACGCGCTCGACTTCCTGCAGTGCAAGGCGCAGGTGCTGACCACCGACCCGCACACACTGGAGGAGGTGTGGGCGTCGATCGAGGCGATCGGCGCGGCGACCGGGCGCTCCGCGGCTGCCGAGCGGTTGGCGTCGTCGCTGCGCGGGCGCGTCGGGGCCGTGCGCTCCTCCGTGGCCGGCATGGGGACGCCGCGCTGCGCCATACTCGAGTGGACCGATCCGGCGTTCAGCCCGGGTCACTGGGTGCCGGAGATGATCGAGACCGCGGGCGGCCTGAGCGTGCTCGGCGACGCCGGGGAGAAGTCGCGCCGGCTCTCCTGGGACGAGGTCGCCGGGTCGCGTCCGGACGTCGTGGTGGTCGCGCCCTGCGGCTTCGGCCTGGCCGAGTCCGCCCGCCTCGCGTCAGAGGTCGTCGCCGCCGGAGTGCTGCCGCCGGATGTGCCGGTGTGGGCGGTCGACGCCAACGCCTCCTTTGCCCGCCCCGGCCCGCGCCTCGCCGACGGGGTGGAGGCGCTCGCCCGCATCCTGCACCCGTCGCTCGGCTCCCCCGACCCGGCGATGGCCCGGCCGGCGCGCGCCTGA